The Psychroflexus sp. ALD_RP9 region TTTTTTTGATATATAAATTATGCTTAGCTTTGTTTTAGCACGAATATTATGAGAAAAACTATCAGGCAGTTCTTCATTTCAAGGAAAATTAAATCTAATTCTTCGCTAAATAGAATACAGAAGCTAAATCATAACCGAGCTATAATTTTGTTTCATGTAGAGCATACAAACTTTAAGCAACTTAAGCAATCTTTTAAAAAATATTTTGTTGACTCTAAAAACTTTAAGTTACATTTAATAGGCTTTGGAAGCGAAAAAAGTATAGCTGTTTTGAGAGAGAAATCAACTGAAAACTTACAATTTATTTCGCCTAAAGACTTCAACCTGTTGGCAAACTTAAAAACCGAATCACTTCAAAAATGTTTAAATCAACCTTATCATTTTTGTTTCAACTTTTATCCTTCAAATGTGTCTTATCTTCAATTAATCAACTCAATGATTTCAGCTCATTTTAATATAGGAGTTACGGAAGGATATCCAAATAAATTTTCAGTTTCAGTACCAGAATCAGAGCCAGACCAGTTTTTTAAAGAAGTTTCAAACTATATAAGTAAAATTACATATGTATAATTCAAAGTTTACAGGTACAGGTGTTGCATTAGTTACGCCGTTTAAATCAGATTTATCAGTCGATTATAGAGCTTTAGAGCGGTTGGTAAACTACCAAATAGATAATGGTATCGACTATATTGTTGTTCTTGGCACAACAGCTGAAAGTGCCACCTTGACCAATGAAGAAAAAGAGCGTGTTAAACAAACAATTATTGAGGTTAACCAAAATCGGGTGCCTTTGGTTTTAGGTGTTGGCTCAAATAATACTCAACAATTATTAACCGATATAAAATCGACAAAGTTGGATGGCTTTGATGCTATATTGTCTGTGTCTCCTTTTTACAATAAACCGACACAAGAAGGCATTTATCAGCACTTTGCAAGTTTGGCAAAAGTTTGTGATTTACCAATTATTCTTTATAATGTTCCAGGTCGTACAGGCTCTAACATGCAGCCCTCGACAGTCGTGCGCTTAGCAAAAGAATTTAACCAAATTATAGGAATTAAAGAAGCTGCTGGCGATTTAGAGCAAGCAATGACTTTAATTCGAGATACACCTGAAGATTTTCTAGTGATTTCTGGTGACGACATGATCACCTTGCCAATGGTTTTAGCTGGTGGTGCTGGAGTTATATCAGTCATGGCTGAAGCTTTTCCAAAAGAATTTTCAGCAATGGTTAATTACGGATTAAAACGAGATGTTAATAAAGCATTCGAATTGCATTATCAACTTATGCATGGCATTCAATTAATATTTAAAGAAGGAAATCCCGCTGGTATTAAGGCAGCTTTCAAGCATTTAGATCTTGCTGAAGCTAACGTGAGGTTACCATTAGTTGAAGCTTCGAAGCAGTTAAAAACAGAATTAAAAACCTTTATCGATGGTTTGTAAAATAAGCTTTGAAATATTGCGTTTTTATAATTAGATAATAATCAGTAATTTTGCAAAATATTTAATTTAGATGAAGTATATAGTTAGTTTACTTATTGCAACCCTATTTTTATCAAGTTGTAGCGAGTATCAAAAGGTTTTAAAAAATGAAGAACCTGCACCAAAATACGATTTAGCAAAAACGCTTTACGAAAAAGGCGTTGA contains the following coding sequences:
- a CDS encoding DUF6913 domain-containing protein, giving the protein MRKTIRQFFISRKIKSNSSLNRIQKLNHNRAIILFHVEHTNFKQLKQSFKKYFVDSKNFKLHLIGFGSEKSIAVLREKSTENLQFISPKDFNLLANLKTESLQKCLNQPYHFCFNFYPSNVSYLQLINSMISAHFNIGVTEGYPNKFSVSVPESEPDQFFKEVSNYISKITYV
- the dapA gene encoding 4-hydroxy-tetrahydrodipicolinate synthase, encoding MYNSKFTGTGVALVTPFKSDLSVDYRALERLVNYQIDNGIDYIVVLGTTAESATLTNEEKERVKQTIIEVNQNRVPLVLGVGSNNTQQLLTDIKSTKLDGFDAILSVSPFYNKPTQEGIYQHFASLAKVCDLPIILYNVPGRTGSNMQPSTVVRLAKEFNQIIGIKEAAGDLEQAMTLIRDTPEDFLVISGDDMITLPMVLAGGAGVISVMAEAFPKEFSAMVNYGLKRDVNKAFELHYQLMHGIQLIFKEGNPAGIKAAFKHLDLAEANVRLPLVEASKQLKTELKTFIDGL